In Candida orthopsilosis Co 90-125, chromosome 6 draft sequence, the following are encoded in one genomic region:
- a CDS encoding metallodipeptidase — MSDKYDKLPLDPLFKTIDELKPQFIERLSKAISIPSVSSDESLRPKVVEMSKFLVDELTQLGFQDIQVKELGTQPPPVQDANLQLPPIVLGRFGSDPKKKTVLVYGHYDVQPALKEDGWGTEPFTMHYDKTKDILYGRGSTDDKGPVMGWLNVIEAHNKLGWELPVNLVVCFEGMEESGSLGLDELVAKEAKQYFKNVDQVTISDNYWLGTTKPVLTYGLRGCNYYQIIVKGPGADLHSGIFGGIIAEPMTDLIKIMSTLVDGNGKILIPGVDDMVAPLTEKEDGLYDSIDFSVEELNAAAGSNTALHQNKKDILKHRWRYPSLSLHGIEGAFSGAGAKTVIPSKVVGKFSIRTVPDIESKKLDELVFKHINQEFAKLKSPNEFKVELIHDGNYWVSDPFNESFQAAAKATQDVWGIVPDFTREGGSIPITLTFEKELGVDVLLLPMGRGDDGAHSINEKLDVSNYINGCKTLGGYLHYYAKA, encoded by the coding sequence ATGTCAGACAAGTACGATAAACTACCATTAGACCCccttttcaaaaccattgatgaattgaaaccacAATTCATTGAACGGTTATCCAAAGCCATCTCCATCCCATCAGTTTCATCTGATGAACTGCTTAGACCAAAAGTTGTCGAAATGTCgaaatttcttgttgatgaattgactCAATTGGGGTTCCAAGATATTCAAGTTAAAGAATTGGGTACGCAACCTCCACCAGTACAAGATGCTAATTTACAGTTGCCACCTATTGTATTGGGTAGATTTGGATCTGATCCTAAAAAAAAGACAGTATTGGTTTATGGACATTATGATGTTCAGCCAGCTTTGAAAGAGGATGGATGGGGTACTGAACCTTTTACTATGCATTACGATAAGACCAAGGATATTTTGTATGGTAGAGGATCAACTGATGACAAGGGACCTGTTATGGGATGGTTGAATGTTATTGAAGCTCACAATAAATTGGGTTGGGAGTTGCCAGTTAATTtagttgtttgttttgaagGTATGGAAGAAAGTGGGTCTTTAGGgttggatgaattggttgCCAAAGAAGCCAaacaatatttcaaaaatgttGATCAAGTTACCATTTCTGATAATTATTGGTTGGGTACAACTAAACCGGTCTTGACTTATGGGTTAAGAGGATGTAattattatcaaattattGTCAAGGGGCCCGGTGCTGATTTACATAGTGGTATTTTTGGTGGTATCATTGCTGAACCAATGactgatttgattaaaatTATGTCTACTTTGGTTGATGGAAATGGTAAGATTTTGATTCCAGGAGTTGATGATATGGTGGCTCCATTAactgaaaaagaagatggaTTGTACGACAGCATTGATTTttcagttgaagaattgaatgcTGCTGCTGGATCAAATACTGCTTTGcatcaaaacaagaagGATATTTTAAAGCATAGATGGAGATACCCATCATTATCGTTACATGGTATTGAGGGTGCATTTTCTGGTGCTGGTGCCAAGACAGTTATTCCATCTAAAGTTGTTGGTAAATTTTCCATTAGAACTGTTCCAGATATTGAATcgaagaaattggatgaattggtATTTAAACATATCAATCAGGAATTTGCTAAATTGAAGTCCCCTAACGAATTCAAAGTCGAATTAATTCATGATGGTAATTACTGGGTTTCTGATCCATTCAATGAAAGTTTCCAAGCAGCAGCTAAAGCTACTCAGGATGTGTGGGGTATTGTACCAGATTTTACTAGAGAAGGTGgatcaattccaattacattgacatttgaaaaagaattggggGTTgatgtgttgttgttgccaATGGGTAGAGGTGATGATGGTGCTCATTCGATTAATGAGAAATTGGATGTTAGTAACTATATTAATGGATGTAAGACTTTGGGTGGATACTTGCATTATTATGCTAAAGCTTAG
- a CDS encoding Aim25 protein (S. cerevisiae homolog AIM25 localizes to mitochondrion) → MMSRFKIGGYTTRQLRSQWSSQSYLHTSTKLQLPRFSISRTSPTNRTRITKEITPEEVQRFKEAQERAKERGSFDQTSSPYTANDDYPSYQSQFYIPNNTNGIITPQDPIYDILSEPTLVIERQIEFMNLFIGFEQANNYTIMNSSGQPIGFMREKDIGFGRTLGRQFFRLHRPFDIDVFNMQGELALSIKRPFSFINSHIKALLPGYDHNNEMIYEVVGESVQRWHLWRRKYNLFKLEDEKTDDYEQFGDIDAPFLSFDFPIKNEHGKVIASVDRNWVGLGREMFTDTGVYILRFDPQSFQGMESYYGDISSSGVTMDQRAVILSCFTSIDFDYFSRHSSGHGLFSFGGSYDDI, encoded by the coding sequence ATGATGAGTAGATTCAAAATCGGCGGTTACACTACTCGGCAATTACGCTCGCAATGGTCTAGTCAATCGTATCTTCATACATCGACCAAATTACAGCTACCTCGATTCTCAATAAGTCGAACGAGTCCCACCAATCGCACTAGAATTACCAAAGAAATTACTCCAGAAGAAGTACAACGGTTTAAGGAAGCACAAGAACGTGCCAAAGAAAGAGGGTCATTTGACCAAACTTCATCGCCATATACTGCTAATGACGACTATCCATCTTACCAATCTCAGTTCTACATTCccaacaacaccaatggGATCATAACTCCTCAAGATCCCATCTATGATATATTATCGGAACCTACTCTAGTGATAGAGCGTCAGATTGAGTTTATGAATTTATTTATTGGGTTTGAACAGGCAAACAATTATACAATTATGAATTCCAGCGGACAACCAATTGGGTTCATGAGAGAGAAGGATATTGGATTTGGTCGAACTTTGGGACGTCAATTTTTCCGATTACATCGTccttttgatattgatgttttcaatatgCAGGGAGAATTGGCGTTGAGTATTAAGCGTCCATTTTCCTTTATAAACTCTCACATTAAAGCATTGTTACCAGGGTATGATCATAACAATGAGATGATTTATGAAGTAGTTGGTGAAAGTGTTCAAAGATGGCATTTATGGAGACGGAAAtacaatttgtttaaattgGAGGACGAAAAGACGGATGATTATGaacaatttggtgatattgATGCTCCATTTTTATCATTTGACTTCCCAATAAAGAATGAACATGGAAAGGTCATTGCTAGTGTTGATAGAAACTGGGTCGGATTGGGTAGAGAGATGTTTACTGATACTGGTGTTTATATCTTGAGGTTTGATCCTCAAAGTTTCCAAGGTATGGAAAGTTATTATGGAGATATTAGTTCCAGTGGAGTTACAATGGACCAAAGAGCAGTCATTTTGTCATGTTTCACCAGTATTGACTTTGATTACTTTTCAAGACATAGTAGTGGACATGGGTTATTTTCCTTTGGTGGTAGTTACGACGATATATAG
- a CDS encoding Emc2 protein (S. cerevisiae homolog EMC2 has role protein folding in endoplasmic reticulum and localizes to endoplasmic reticulum) — MSIDQALIKRKLLNVATTGRFATFAPEETNHHTKQLKSYLQHHQDKLDSIELFQLFELDFYLSLITGHDIEAKAVLERLNDQFGGKVSSQRIKLLKSIYFEAIGDLESAGKVLSEDPDELILSRRLTTMSRHDGARYISNLIYYLNLAPGDVVAWCELADEYAKLKEYKKAIHCLKRVLTNQPDAYILYNKIGSYYYQLSLGSHKEKNELLQSSVKEYLRSVEIYAGNRSTWEGLYTTVKNLEDGTEKEKLIKICERELSKN, encoded by the coding sequence ATGTCAATCGACCAAGCtctcatcaaaagaaaacttCTCAATGTTGCCACCACCGGTAGATTTGCCACTTTCGCGCCAGAAGAAACAAACCACCACACCAAACAACTCAAATCATATCTCCAACACCACCAAGATAAAttagattcaattgaattgtttcaGCTTTTTGAACTAGATTTCTACTTGTCACTAATTACAGGACACGACATTGAAGCCAAAGCGGTACTCGAGAGATTGAATGACCAATTCGGTGGCAAAGTTTCCTCCCAGCGAATCAAACTACTCAAATCAATATACTTTGAAGCCATTGGAGATTTAGAGAGTGCAGGCAAAGTTTTAAGTGAAGACCCAGATGAGTTGATTTTGTCGAGGAGACTTACAACAATGTCCAGGCACGATGGAGCGAGGTACATAAGCAATCTCATCTACTACTTGAACCTTGCGCCAggtgatgttgttgcttgGTGTGAGTTAGCTGATGAGTATGCTAAGTTGAAGGAATACAAGAAAGCTATCCATTGTCTTAAAAGGGTTCTCACAAATCAACCCGATGCGTATATTCTATACAACAAGATAGGACTGTATTATTATCAGTTGTCGCTTGGATCCCATAAAGAGAAGAATGAGCTTCTACAATCAAGTGTGAAGGAGTATTTGAGACTGGTTGAAATATACGCGGGCAATCGCTCCACCTGGGAAGGATTGTACACGACAGTTAAGAATTTGGAGGATGGCACTGAGAAAGAGAAGTTGATCAAGATTTGTGAACGAGAATTGAGCAAAAACTAG
- a CDS encoding possible pyrimidine 5' nucleotidase — MTVEHQPIHSQSQNGYTTGKPVTYVNSELTAVEQSKPGRKVELPFGFGPLPEDHSDKTIFFFDIDNCLYPKSTRIFEMMQEKIHEYFKHNLQLNDEDAYRLHHNYYKTYGLAIEGLVRNHQVDALDYNSKVDDALDLHAVLRYDKPLRDTLLKVKQSGEFDYFWLVTNAYKNHALRVISFLGIGDLFDGLTYCDYAKFPIVCKPMKEYFLNVFDLTQLDYENKDVLAKQWFIDDSELNVKAACDLGVGHVIHYVEHDEDIAKLKQKDDFTKYYGDGATGSKIQILSNFSDLPKLVGV; from the coding sequence ATGACTGTTGAACACCAACCCATACACAGCCAGTCTCAAAATGGATATACAACTGGCAAGCCAGTTACGTATGTGAATTCAGAGCTCACTGCAGTTGAACAATCCAAACCAGGACGAAAAGTTGAGCTTccatttggatttggtcCGTTACCTGAGGATCATTCTGACAAGACGATATTCTTTTTCGATATTGATAATTGCTTATATCCCAAATCGACCCGCATCTTTGAGATGATGCAAGAAAAGATTCATGAATATTTCAAACACAATTTACAATTAAATGACGAAGACGCTTATAGATTACACCATAATTATTACAAGACTTATGGTTTAGCTATTGAAGGATTGGTTCGTAATCACCAAGTTGATGCATTAGATTACAATtccaaagttgatgatgcGTTGGATTTACATGCTGTATTACGTTACGATAAACCGTTGAGAGACACATTGTTAAAAGTGAAACAGTCGGgtgaatttgattatttttgGCTAGTTACAAATGCGTACAAGAATCACGCATTAAGGGTGATTAGCTTTCTCGGAATCGGTGATTTGTTCGACGGGTTGACGTACTGTGATTATGCAAAGTTCCCCATTGTATGTAAGCCAATGAAAGAATATTTCCTTAATGTATTTGACTTGACTCAATTGGACTATGAAAATAAGGACGTTTTAGCTAAGCAGTGGTTTATCGATGATAGTGAACTCAATGTTAAAGCCGCTTGTGATTTAGGTGTAGGACATGTGATTCATTATGTTGAACATGATGAAGATATCgctaaattgaaacaaaaagacGATTTTACAAAGTACTATGGAGATGGAGCTACTGGGTCcaagattcaaattttgagtAACTTCTCAGACTTGCCTAAGCTTGTAGGTGTATAA
- a CDS encoding transcription factor — MTLASRRRELRASLREKIRQTENDDEDAINQQIDDELNKQLQQDANNHGATTNHEHDATKIKLEYDEHHEHDAGDDIDDGDDSGRDDDFAPAPGDEDDEDEDEYYEDGDDEYNTPGKSGRTGSSGTSKGAKTESGLEASPGGVRPQTRTIFKDIDNPNSLNCEICNQEFRNVIDKRNHRRTHTQPKKYECATCGKRFSQKANLTIHETHVHHDLVVDEALKDAAAAAAAAATAAAHAENTSNADTSSSNTNSNLDLPPDANADHRHLLQQQQQHELAQQHARQQQEHLQQQLAQHHQQQQFEAHVVDDNVNVFAGGSDPTKQPPHVDLKDVRVHHCNAFKCGKGFISYEKLMEHIETEHNGRTGVSPHHHDQQASGASIFDPNDPNGAAQAAVLAAATANAHAHGHVHPQHQQTATTTTTAVPRQRRKRDPALQQAKTHQCTYEGCGKAFAKVSDLTRHIRIHTGERPYVCQHCGASFNQRYRLTTHVRIHTGEKPFSCKYCGKTFARGDAVQSHIFSIHRAKGEAF; from the coding sequence ATGACATTAGCTTCAAGAAGACGTGAGTTGAGGGCTTCCTTAAGGGAAAAGATCAGACAGACTGAAAACGATGACGAAGATGccatcaatcaacaaattgacgATGAGCTTAATAAGCAATTACAACAAGATGCAAATAATCATGGCGCAACTACCAATCATGAACACGATGCtaccaaaatcaaattagAATATGACGAACACCATGAACATGATGCAGGTGATGATATTGACGATGGAGATGATAGTGGAAGGGATGATGACTTTGCTCCTGCCCctggtgatgaagatgacgaagatgaagatgagtattatgaagatggtgatgatgagtaTAACACACCAGGTAAAAGTGGTAGAACAGGTAGTAGCGGCACTAGCAAGGGGGCTAAAACAGAGTCCGGGTTGGAAGCTAGCCCAGGTGGTGTACGTCCTCAAACAAGAACCATTTTTAAAGACATTGACAATCCTAATTCATTAAATTGTGAAATTTGTAACCAAGAGTTTAGAAACGTTATTGATAAGAGGAACCATAGAAGGACACATACCCAACCGAAAAAATATGAGTGTGCCACATGTGGTAAAAGATTCAGTCAAAAGGCTAATTTGACCATTCATGAAACTCATGTACATCATGATCtcgttgttgatgaagcttTGAAGGACGCTGCTGCTGCCGCCGCCGCTGCCGCTACCGCTGCTGCACATGCAGAAAACACATCAAATGCAGATACTTCATCGTCAAACACTAACTCCAATTTGGACTTACCACCGGACGCTAACGCTGATCATAGACATTtgttgcaacaacaacaacaacacgAGTTAGCACAACAGCATGCCCGCCAACAACAGGAacatttacaacaacaattggcgcaacatcaccaacaacaacagtttGAAGCACATGTAGTAGACGACAATGTTAATGTATTTGCAGGTGGTAGTGATCCAACCAAACAACCACCAcatgttgatttgaaagacgTTCGTGTTCATCATTGTAATGCATTCAAATGTGGTAAAGGGTTCATTTCCtatgaaaagttgatggaGCATATTGAGACCGAGCACAACGGTAGAACTGGAGTATCGCCCCACCATCATGATCAACAAGCCAGTGGTGCTTCTATATTTGATCCAAACGACCCCAATGGAGCTGCGCAAGCAGCTGTATTGGCAGCCGCCACTGCAAATGCTCACGCTCATGGACATGTACATcctcaacatcaacaaacggcaacaacaacaactacagCAGTACCTCgtcaaagaagaaaacgTGATCCTGCGTTGCAACAAGCCAAAACTCATCAGTGTACTTATGAAGGATGTGGCAAGGCGTTTGCTAAAGTATCTGATTTAACCAGACATATTCGTATTCACACTGGTGAACGTCCTTATGTTTGTCAGCATTGCGGTGCTTCTTTCAACCAAAGATACAGATTGACTACTCATGTTAGAATTCATACTGGAGAAAAGCCATTCAGTTGTAAGTACTGCGGAAAGACATTTGCAAGAGGTGATGCGGTGCAATCACACATCTTCTCGATACACAGAGCAAAAGGGGAAGCTTTCTGA
- a CDS encoding Yuh2 ubiquitin C-terminal hydrolase, with the protein MSDSGWNTIDSDAGVFTELVEKLGVTNVEINDLYSIDSETLRVLQPIYGVIFLFKYGKKDREHASLNKPITGEYDANYQDMGLFFANQMIQNACATQAVLNVLFNVDDVNLGEELNNFKSFVTGFDSEMIGETLSNSELIRSIHNSFSTPSLVAQEDKPPPQDYDDKTDGLFHFVGYVMKNSQIYELDGLKQYPIKHGECQSQDEFIEKLPGVLQDRISAYDASELRFSLLAITNNKLEQARATGDEVEIASQLDKRELWQRENELRKHDYTGLIVQLLKNISKEKSDQEWEALLQKGRNKTQQTIAQSIKKS; encoded by the exons ATGTCAGACAGTGGTTGGAACACTATAGATTCCGATGCA GGTGTGTTCACAgaacttgttgaaaaattagGCGTGACAAATGTCGAGATTAATGATTTATACTCCATTGATTCAGAGACGTTACGAGTATTGCAACCCATCTACGGTGTaatctttttgttcaaGTACGGTAAGAAGGATAGAGAGCATGCTAGTTTGAACAAACCCATAACTGGTGAGTACGATGCCAATTATCAAGATATGGGACTATTTTTTGCCAACcaaatgattcaaaatgCTTGTGCTACACAAGCAGTGCTCAATGTGTTGTTCAACGTTGATGATGTAAACTTGGGtgaagaattgaacaacTTTAAACTGTTTGTCACTGGGTTTGACTCAGAGATGATCGGGGAGACCTTGTCCAACAGTGAACTAATTCGATCTATACATAATTCGTTCCTGACTCCATCATTAGTTGCTCAAGAGGAcaaaccaccaccacaagATTATGATGACAAAACCGACGGGttatttcattttgttggatATGTGATGAAAAATAGTCAGATATATGAATTAGATGGATTGAAGCAGTATCCGATTAAACATGGTGAATGTCAAAGTCAAGAcgaatttattgaaaaattaccAGGAGTATTACAAGACAGAATCAGTGCATACGATGCCAGTGAACTAAGGTTCTCACTTTTAGCaataacaaacaacaagttGGAGCAAGCACGGGCTACCGGTGATGAAGTGGAGATTGCAAGTCAATTGGATAAACGAGAACTTTGGCAACGAGAAAATGAATTGAGGAAGCATGATTACACTGGATTGATTGTacagttgttgaagaatataaGTAAAGAAAAGTCGGATCAAGAGTGGGAAGCTTTACTACAAAAAGGCAGAAACAAGACCCAACAAACGATTGCTCaatcaataaagaaaagttAG
- a CDS encoding Sfc1 succinate-fumarate transporter, protein MAASTEVKKQTKRGATDFVAGGVAGLFEALCCHPLDTIKVRMQLYRKSGQKPPGFIKTGINIVQKEGFLSLYKGLGAVVIGIVPKMAIRFSSYEFYRSFFYDKDGKITAGQTFIAGVGAGITESIMVVNPMEVVKIRLQAQHHSMKDPLDIPKYRNAPHAAYVIVKEEGFKTLYRGVSLTCARQATNQGVNFTVYSKLKEYLQKRQNTEMLPSWQTSGIGLISGALGPLSNAPLDTIKTRLQKSSYASNESGLVRIVKIGKQLIKEEGAAALYKGITPRIMRVAPGQAVTFTVYELVKELLTKDSVSLTGNNEQKKLN, encoded by the coding sequence ATGGCTGCATCTACTGAAGTaaaaaaacaaaccaaaagaGGAGCAACTGATTTCGttgctggtggtgttgCCGGTTTATTCGAAGCATTATGTTGTCATCCATTAGATACAATTAAAGTTAGAATGCAGTTGTATAGAAAATCAGGTCAGAAACCACCTGGATTCATCAAAACTGGTATCAACATTGTCCAAAAAGAAGGTTTTCTTTCGCTATACAAAGGTTTGGGTGCAGTTGTTATTGGTATTGTCCCTAAAATGGCTATCAGATTTTCATCATATGAATTTTACCGTTCATTTTTCTATGACAAGGATGGTAAAATTACTGCTGGTCAAACATTCATTGCTGGTGTTGGTGCTGGTATAACTGAATCTATTATGGTGGTTAATCCTATGGAAGTTGTTAAAATTAGATTACAAGCTCAACATCATTCTATGAAGGATCCTCTTGATATTCCAAAGTATAGAAACGCTCCTCATGCTGCTTATGTTATTgttaaagaagaaggtttCAAAACCTTGTACCGTGGTGTTTCGTTAACCTGTGCTAGGCAAGCTACTAACCAAGGTGTCAATTTCACTGTGTActccaaattgaaagaatacttacaaaagagacaaaatACTGAGATGTTACCATCTTGGCAAACTTCGGGAATTGGTTTGATTTCTGGTGCTTTGGGTCCATTGTCTAATGCTCCTTTGGATACCATAAAGACTaggttgcaaaaatcaAGTTATGCTAGTAATGAAAGTGGATTGGTTAGAattgtcaaaattggtaaacaattgattaaagaagaaggtgcTGCTGCATTGTATAAAGGTATCACTCCAAGAATCATGAGAGTTGCTCCAGGACAAGCAGTTACATTCACAGTTTATGAATTAGTTAAAGAGTTGTTGACTAAAGATTCAGTTTCTTTGACAGGTAACaatgaacaaaagaaattgaactAA
- a CDS encoding hypothetical protein (incomplete, gene starts in a gap in the genomic sequence) — protein sequence NCVVTDSFNLYIFQIVSGMKFVSVIMPNLDSVEVKITNDLFKHLHVPYSDHVTKNPFYSMDMPIKGLIVDVRVATIHLWSSTLLCQKFSLMLLQVSFKFAL from the coding sequence CAATTGTGTCGTAACAGACCTGTTCAATTTAtacatatttcaaattgttagTGGAATGAAATTCGTTTCGGTAATAATGCCCAACTTAGACTCCGTTGAAGTAAAAATTACTAATGATTTATTCAAGCACTTGCATGTGCCTTATTCCGATCATGTTACGAAAAATCCTTTTTATTCCATGGATATGCCTATCAAAGGCTTGATAGTTGATGTAAGAGTTGCCACAATCCATCTTTGGCTGTCGACTTTACTATGTCAAAAATTTTCGTTGATGTTGCTCCAAGTACTGTTCAAATTTGCTTTGTGA